The DNA region TGAAAGATATATTGCATGAAAAACTCAAGATATCAAAGCATCAAATCAAAGTATTGCATCCAATTAAATTCAAATCTtccaaaatgaagaaaaaaaaacatgaactTTTAACAACAACTCTGAATgtgacatatataatataccacaataGATTTCTTCGACATTTCTGCTGAATAAGCATGTTGGAATTGTTTAGgacaaatattttcaaagattTTGAAGGATGACAGATGTTCGATCAGAATGTTGGATACAACCTGTATCATGTCTTTTCTAAGAGTGTAATTGTCCTCAGCAGTAGGAAGAAATTCGCTGTTTTCAACCTCCATCAAATTTCCGACAGGCTCATCTGTGAAACCCTCACAGCTCACTCTATCTACAACAGACATGATTTGAGTAAAATGCCTCGACACATTTTGATGTTCCTGTGTCATTTCCCTGACTTTTATATGAAAGTCCAGGTTGTCGAGGTTAAATCTGTAGCCTAGGGGTTCACCATGTTGTTGAAATTCTGAATGGTAGATGGTTGAATAGGAATGTTCATCTATGACTGAGGGTTGATCTAATCCTCCTGCATAAGAGTGTTCAGTGCTCACCCTATCCACAATACTTTTAGCAGCAATAGTGTCTGCTAACCTCCTCTGATAGGTTTTCATTACTTGCTCATTTAGTTTTTTCGCTGTGTTCAACTTTTCATTCAAGGTTGTATGGGTTACAGAAAAACCCAGCTTTGCAAGCACCGAAAAGCCATCTTTCTGTAATTGGTTGTTGTACATTGTTATGGCAACAACATGTTGAAGAGAGTTAAGCATTTTTGAACGTCCCTGCAAAAGAACACACAAAGCTGCACAAACCTTAACCTGATCGAATGTCTTGCTATAACCAGAGGTTGCTGCTTGGGTTGCACATGCCCATAACATGGGTGCATGACTTTCAAAATCCTTTTGAATTTCTTTCATGTTGAAGTTTTCCAAATCTCTAGTTTCCCGTTTCTGTAAATGTACTTCaaattcatttgtttgttttgaaaagaCACAGCATTCCTGTTCAATTAACTTCTTAACTGCCTTCTTTGCATTTTCTTTGGTTGCATGGTCTGAAGAATTTACAAGTAATGATAAAGCCTTTTTGAAGCTTCCATTTGCTAATGATTTTACAATTGGAAGCATCTGTTCACAGAGTTTTGAAGATCGAAATGACACTGTATGTTTCAGGGTTTTCTTAACCGAAAGTGATGAAGATTTGATTCTCTTTTGTTGGTTACTACTTTGAGGCCCAGGTGAAAATGGAACAGCGAGATCCTCTGTGAATGAGCTCGAGGCTTTTTTTGATggagttaaaaacaatgatctTGTTGATGGCTTTCTAATTACTGTTTGTTGTCTAGACTGCTTTTCTAGGGATCCTGAAAAACATAATTGAATAtcgaaaataatatatatgtaacagataTCTGCCAGTGTAAGTGCATGAAGATATATATCCTTTCCTAGATTATAATCACCTCTAGCTACCACCTGTctactgtaaacatatataatgtcaAGTTTTATATTACTAATTATTAACTTTTGAGCATATAATGTTACTGAGTTAACACTCATCATATCATATTTTATgactttgatattattgtaatataactaaCAAATGCTATATTTACGTGTTCATATCTAAGTCAGgcagaaaaaaaagatttccaTGCCTTTATCATCTGGCCTTTACGCTATAGATTAATCCTAATAAACAAGTTATGATGCAGACATTTGTGACGTAATTTAAGTAGTTGTTTCAGTTATCAATCATTTATTTAGATTATGCGTTTACATCAAACACAATCTGGATATAAGGTAGAATGGTTCTTCTGAATATGTTCCGATTGTTACATGCATgataatattgaataaaaattaaatgCTGAAAATACCTTGATCTGGAGTAGCTCTCTTGTCAGGAAACTTAGATTGTCTTGGTGTTCCAGGTGTTCCTATGGCCATACTTCGTTTTTTCACAGATATGACTTTAATAAATGTTTGTGACGACATCATAACTTTGTCATATAATTGTGACCGTCTGCAGTCCATGTCTTTTATTCGTAGCAGCAGTTTATAACAAGGCGAACACACATATGTCCCAACATTTTCTTCGATACAGAGATTGTTCTTGTAACAGtaacatacaatttcaaaagcAGGACCCTTGTTCTTATCTTTTCGGATTATGTAGTACCTTTGTTTGTTTTCTAAACAACAAGAAACACACCTGTCACTGTCTGGAAAGCGAATTCTGTCAGTTTCTTTTACTGGAGTtgccatatttgtttacatttttcagCGCCCTCTACCGGTCACAAAATTCAAATAGCAATCTGACCAGACTCTCGTTTGAGGCAGTCTCGAGCGAGGACGAGAGTCTGGGGAATGCGAGACTAGTGAATATGTGGTGTTTATACATTCAGAACAAATGTCATTGCGGGTCGTTCATTGGttaataattgaaattaaaGAAACGAGCAACATATAATGCATGGTTATGGCTTGTGTTGAACGACAATGAAATGCCACTTTTCGTGTTAAAATAAGATGGATAATAATTTATTTCGAAATAGatcagttttgaaaataatttgttacccccccccccccccccccacctttCGAATCGTGCACAGGGGCTTGCATTTAGACCTACTAACACATAAGACCGCGGGTTCGTGGAATCGTCAAAAAAACGATAAATCATATTTGGCGTAAACAATTTTGTGGCTTATAGGTACGTTGATAAAATCCATTATACGAAGCTGTCGAAGACATTAAGTtataacagagacctatatggTCTCTGGTTATAAGAATCATTTTGGTAATAGTATTACCTTTTTTTACTGTCTAGATAATACAAATAaggtaatgttttttttaacaagttataggtatatatgtaccTTTATATCCTTATGCTACCACCAccggccattttatttttgaaatagaATAAATGAAAGtaatagaataaaaaatatataattgcCATAATGACGATATAATCAACAAATTGTTTGATGTTTGAATAATGATATCAAATTGTCGATAACTAGCACGTTTTAATAGCTACGGactcaaataaatatttgatgcCACGTTATAGTTGATGGGAACAACACACATCAAATATTAAAAGTGAATGTTTAAGTTGCAAAGGTTGGCGGAAGGGAAGGAGAGGGTTACTAAGACGGCTGCTGTGGAATAAAAATCATATTATTAACACGCTAACGAAAAGTATACATTAATTGTAGAGTAGAATCATCGAATCAATTCTTAGCTGAtgcttttaaatatttatttcaggTGATATGTGCACATGctcaacaaaataaagaaaactgaAATATGTCCGACGCTCAACgagaagaaaaacaaattatatttcatcaatatattctaccaaaccacacacacaatcacGACCTAACACCGACCTGTCATTTATTTCAGGAAAAGTGCTTCAATCCGGTTAAAGGACTGTTTATAAAATACACCCGTAAATTCCACAGAAACGTTTATTTATCAGTAATGTTTGAGTCATGCATCCCTATTGTAAAACGACATCGTCTTTGGAAACGGACCCCAATGTGTCGATCTGTTGTATTGGATATTGGCGGGATAAAAgttctttaaaacaaattatgatGCAACTTGACTGGCTTTAACTGAATGCATAGCGACCGTAAAACGAAATCGTCATGTTTTAATGAATCGAATGagctatttaaaaaaaaaaatgaaaaacgtGTCATTCATTACTTACTTTTGGACAGTTTGAAACAATTGTATTCCGACGTTTTTCCATTTTCAGAAcgttattttgtattttcaatgAATAGGCTAATTCTTATCCGTCTTCTCGTTCAAATCTGGCCACCTTTTTGGTGCAGACGACACTATCATTGGAAACCAAACGTCGCAATTTCACGCATGCTCAACAGGCATTGAAATCGACTTTGACAATCGATTGGTTCGTGTCATCTCGTGACACACAATCACGCAATTTTGATTGACAGGTTATATCCATTTCGGGCGTGGTTATCAGCATTAATGATATCGACAGCGAAATGCATTGCAGTGTGCTTACAATGTAAGGGAATTTATTAACTGAAAATTTTCCATTGCAGAATTTAAGGACGGTTCCTTAACTAAGAGTTccccttaaattctgtaatgcttttctATGGAACATTTAAGGTTGATGAACCGGGGCCAGAAACATAATCAGTTTGCACTTAGCTTCATAACACATTATTAGCAATCTTTGTGAATTACAACCagatttttaaatttgttttagcCACACTTCCGGACATTTTGAGCTGATAGGAATTTCCACGGGAATATGCTGTACATATGCGTGTCTGTGTTCCTGCACAGGGACTAGTctaaataagttttaaaaaaaaacataatttaatgAGAATGTGAAGTTTTATTTCTTGTCTCATTGTCATACTAATAATTCATTATTCCAAACATGTTCGGGGTCTGAACCATGGTTTCCATGACCCTAACAGTCACAATGAATTATCGTATATATTTTAGCTCTTGGGAATgactataaaaaaagaaaaacccaTTATAAATATACTGATGAAAATAGCGCTGTGGGatacaatatttgatatttgaagttTTAAGAAGTGGAAATAAATTGTTGTCTGTGCCTGTGAGACGAATCTTAATGTTTGAGgttttacagaaaaaaacaacaacaacaacaacaacaacaacaaaaaagaacgAAAGAAACCCAACTGATACGGCGTCATCAGGGAAAGATAACTCCATAATGAATAATTttgcagttacctccccctGTTACTATACTGCCAACGCACGCGCATTATTGCGTAACAACACTTTCCTTCACAACGCAAGCCTATATATCTTTCGTGTGTTGGAATGCTCCCTGTTTAAACGGATATTATCAGGTAAGAACAGATGTTATCTAATTGttttatagaaaatgttattggatgtgttttaatgaaatagtgTAAATATTAATAATGCTTAATTAATTACCAAACAAGTTAAAAAATCTACGTTCCTACCGACAAAATAGATCTTTTAGAAGTATGCAATCATATAGACTAcgtcaaaatataaacaatatattgaaAGTATATAAAACAGCATATTGGCACATTAAGTAAAACTTAATGAAGCCGATGtgtttgttaatgttttaaagaaatatagGCGTCTAATTATTTCTATAATTGCATTATAAGATTTAGTTTGCATTCCATTACTTTGTTATGATGTTTAATTAGATAGTGGGAATCCCGTGCGATTTTACCTAACAAATACTAGCAATACATCATTTTTGCATATATTCAACAAATGTTAACAAACCTCCGTTTTAAGATATCATTCCTTAAATTCACGATCGACACTTCCTTAATTGTTGATATTGcttgatttaatttttaaatatcgTGGGATCGCATCCGGTTCATCAAGACAAATTCATACTAATGCAATGTATAGGAAAGTGGTAGAACGCCTGTCGATCGAGGAGTTACTTCCCTGTATACTGATACCGCTCTATACAGTAAGGTAGACTGGAACAGCGATAATGGTACATTACTGTTACGCCGTTAATATTAAAGTAACGCATACGCATCCTTCTTCCACATAGATACTTCAAACCATTGCAAGTACCGCTCTATGGGAATGATAGAATCCCCCTTTACAGGTTATCATCAACAAATTCTTCTTTTTTACCTTCTACACTTCGTTGTTGGAATAACCTCGAAAAATCTGTAAAGCCATCAATATCgctaaatgtatttaaaaaatccTTAAAACCTGCGGCTGTCTTTTCTCCTTCTTATTTTGGCATGGAGGATcgtaaattaaatattatatgtacGAAGCTGAGATATCAATGTAGTTCTCTTAACTATGATATATTTCTGGTAAACCTTGTGGAAACCTCTAGCTGTTCAtgtggatataca from Pecten maximus unplaced genomic scaffold, xPecMax1.1, whole genome shotgun sequence includes:
- the LOC117321072 gene encoding uncharacterized protein LOC117321072, which translates into the protein MATPVKETDRIRFPDSDRCVSCCLENKQRYYIIRKDKNKGPAFEIVCYCYKNNLCIEENVGTYVCSPCYKLLLRIKDMDCRRSQLYDKVMMSSQTFIKVISVKKRSMAIGTPGTPRQSKFPDKRATPDQGSLEKQSRQQTVIRKPSTRSLFLTPSKKASSSFTEDLAVPFSPGPQSSNQQKRIKSSSLSVKKTLKHTVSFRSSKLCEQMLPIVKSLANGSFKKALSLLVNSSDHATKENAKKAVKKLIEQECCVFSKQTNEFEVHLQKRETRDLENFNMKEIQKDFESHAPMLWACATQAATSGYSKTFDQVKVCAALCVLLQGRSKMLNSLQHVVAITMYNNQLQKDGFSVLAKLGFSVTHTTLNEKLNTAKKLNEQVMKTYQRRLADTIAAKSIVDRVSTEHSYAGGLDQPSVIDEHSYSTIYHSEFQQHGEPLGYRFNLDNLDFHIKVREMTQEHQNVSRHFTQIMSVVDRVSCEGFTDEPVGNLMEVENSEFLPTAEDNYTLRKDMIQVVSNILIEHLSSFKIFENICPKQFQHAYSAEMSKKSIVVYYICHIQSCC